The genome window TGGTGAAGGCGCCCGGCCACGGGGTGAAGGCGCGCATCCGCCGCTCCAGCACCACCGCCGGCTTCGTGAAGTCCAGCCGGCCCTCGTCCTTCTCGATGATGGGGGCCAGCACCACGCCCTCGCCAGGCTGCGGCACGGGCTTCAGCTCGCCGCTGAGGTACTTCGGCAGGGACTCGCGCAGCACCTCGCCGCCCAGCGCGGCCAGCTTCACGTGCAGCGACGCGCTCGTCTCGTCCGGCGTGATCGGCAGCCGCTTCATCGCCAGCACGGGGCCGGTGTCCAGGCCCTCGTCCATCACCATCAGCGACACGCCCGTCTCCGCGTCCCCGTGGGCGATGGACCACTGAATCGGCGCGGCGCCCCGGAAGCGCGGCAGCAGCGAGGCGTGGACGTTGACGCAGCCCTTCACGGGCAGCTCCAGGATGTCCTTCGGGAGGATGCGGCCATACGCCGTCACCACGCAGACGTCCGGGGCGTACTTGCGCAGCTCCTCGGAGAACGGCGGCGTCTTCAGCTTCACGGGCTGGAGGACGGGCACGCCCCGGGACAGGGCCAGCTCCTTCACCGGCGGCGCGGCCAGCGCGTTGCCACGGCCCTTGGGCTTGTCCGGCTGGGTGACGACGGCCACCACGTCGCCCAGCTCGAAGCAGGCGGCGAGCGAGGACACGGCGAACTCCGGCGTGCCCATGAAGATGATGCGGGGTCGACTCATAGGGGGTGCGCTTCTCCTGCGAGGGCCGGCTCAGGCCACGGACTTGAAGTTGCCGCCAGTCGGATTGTCCACCGCCTGACGCTTGCGGTGATGGAGGGCGGACAGGGTGTCCAGCGCCTCACGGGCCTCCGGGGTGGTGGCCACGCCCTTGAGGGCGGCCAGGGCGCTCTCCAGGGCATGCGCCTCCTCCGCCTCGCGCTGGCGGATGCGGTCGAAGGCCTCGCTGAAGCGCTCGAAGAACCGCTTCAACTCGTCGCCCTTGCGAAGGGGCCGCAGCCGGGGGTACCGCCCCGCCGCCAGGGCCGCCACGTAGAGGCCCATGACGTGGACGGGGCCGGCCACCCGGTGGGTGAAGAGCAGGCCGAACAGCCCCAGCGCCACCGCCATGCCCAGCGTCCCCAGGCCCGTCAGCCACAGCAGCGTCTCCGCGCCGTCCATGCCCGAGGCCACCGAGGACACATGGACCCGGTGCGCCAGCAGCCCGAACACGAGGATGCTCCCCGCGCCGATGCCCCCGAGCAGCAGGATGTATTTGAGCTGGAACTCCCGGTCCAGGATGTACGTCCGGCGGCCATAGCCGGGGCGCGTCACCTTCTGAATGTCGTCGGACATGTCGTTGACCAGCGTACCCCAGGAGACCCGCCCGGTTTGCTTCCTTCGTCACAAGAGGTTTACTCGGAAGACAAGACAACCCCGCAGACGCAAAGGAGACCGCATGTTCCGCTCCCTCGCCGCGTTGTGTGTCGCTCTGACCTTCCTGTTCCTCACCGGCTGTTCGGACGACCCCGGGTCTCCGGCGTACTGGGAGTCGAACATCCAGCGCTCGAGGCGCCCGGAGGACCGCATCCGCATGGTGGAGGCGCTGCGGGCATCCGGGAAGCTGAACGAGTCCTTCCTGCCCATGCTGCACGAGAAGCTCGCCGCCGAGCGCAAGCCGGAGGTCCGTGCGGCGCTGGCGCGGGCGCTGGGGGACGTGAAGCACGTCTCGTCGGTGGAGCCGCTGAAGGCGGCGCTGGACCCGGCGGCGTCGGACATGTCCGCGCAGCTGGCCAACAAGGCGATGGTGACGACGCTGGGCGCCATCGGCGACCCACGGGCGGTACCGGCGCTGGTGCCGCTGCTGCGCACGAAGGACAACTACACGCGCATCGAGGCCGTCCAGGTGCTGGGGGCGATGAAGGCCAAGGAGGCGGTGGACGCGCTCATCACCCTGGCCACGGACGAGACGGTGGAGCCGTTCCTCAACAAGAAGGCCATCGAGGCGCTGGGCAACATCGGCGACCCGCGCGCGGCGCCCGCGCTCGTGCGGATGCTGACCAAGGAGCGCAAGGGCAAGTCCTTCTACGTGGAGAGCTCCTTCGCGCTGTTCCAGCTGGGACAGCCCGCGGCGGACGCGCTGCTGCCGGCGCTGGAGGGCAAGGACCCGGAGCTCCTGAAGTGGGCGCAGTCCAACGGCGTCAACCCGGCCAGCTACTCGATGAAGGCGGCCACGGTGCTGGGTGACCTGCGCGAGAAGCGCGCGGTGGCGGGGCTGCTGAAGCAGCTGTCCTTCACGCACTCGGACCCGCAGATTCAGGCGCTGGTGCGGATGCAGGCCGCGGACGCGCTGGCGCGCATGCGCGCGCAGGAGGCCGTCAAGCCGCTGGCGGGCCTCGTCACGGAGACGGACCCCACGGTGCGCGACGCCTACGTGCGCGCCCTGACGCGGCTGGGCAGCCGGGACGCGCTGCCGGCGCTGGAGAAGGCGGCGGGCACCGGCGACTTCGACTCGCGGGAAATCGCGGTGCGGGGCCTGGCGATGCTGGGTGATGCGCGCGAGCTGCCCGTGCTGCAGAAGCTCATCGCGGGGGAGCCGGCGCGCACCGCGGCCGACTGCAAGAAGACGGGCGAGGAGGGCTGCGACGACGCGGCGGCGCTGGGCAAGAAGCGGGCGGACGCGCTGGCGAAGCACACGAAGCTGCTGGAGGCGGCGCAGGCGTGCACGGGCAACGCGGCCTGCTGGGCGCAGCGGCTGGAGAAGGCGGACCCGCTCACGCTGGAGCGCGCGGCCCTGGAGCTGGGCCGCTCGCGCTCGGCGGAGCACGTGGGCGCGCTGGCGGCGAAGCTGAACGTGCGTGACACCGAGTCGCGCCTGGCCGTCATCCTCGCCACCGGCTGGCTGCTGGAGGACTCGCAGGATGCGGCGAAGAAGATTCGCGAGGCATCACTGCCCGCGCTGCGCAAACAGCTCCAGGAGGAGCAGGGCATGACGCAGTTCGCCGCCGTCAACGAGGACCTGCGCCGGCTGGTGACGCGCATCGACCGTACCTGAGCACCGCTCACGCCAGCAGCCCGGGCGGCAGCCGCTCCGCCGCGTGGTGCAGCACGGAGAGCTGGCGGACCAGCCGCTCCACCTGGGTGCGGGACAGCACGTCCGCTCCCGGCGAGGCACCTTCCGCGAGCGGCGCCCCAGGTGGCAGTGGAGCCGGGACGCGGCGCTGCTCCACGGCCGTGGCCAGCTCGTCCAGCACGCGACCCGCGTAGCGCGTCACGGGTGACAGGTCCGGCACGTCCTCCATGCGCCGGCTGGCGGCCAGCGCCGTCACCGCCGTGCCGAAGCGGCGCGCGTAGGTGAGCAGCGCCATCACCGGCTCCAGTTGCCGCGCGGGGCCGCGCCACTCGGCGAGCAGTCGCTGAAAGGACGCCTCTGCGGAGAGCAGCTCCAGGCCCAGCCGGCGCCGGGCCTCGCGCACGGCGGGCTCGGCGTCGGAGCGCGCGGTGGCCACCTGGCGCAGGTAGTCGCGGTCCGCCCGGAGCGCGCTGGCCACCTGCTCCGGGAAGCGCAGGTGCTCCGGGCTGGGCCACAGCAGCCGGGCGCTGGCGAGCGCCAGCACTCCGCCCAGCAGCGTGTTGAGGATGCGCACCCCGGCCAGGTCCCAGTCACCGGACTGGAGCTCCGCCAGCAGCACCAGCGCGGGGGTGAGCAGAACCTGGAAGGCGGACAGGCTGAGCGGCTGCACGCTGATGGCGATGGCGAACAGCACCACGATGGCCAGCAGGATGATGCCGGGGTCCTTCACCAGCGCGACGAGCCCCGCGGCCAGGGCCGCGCCCAGCAGCGTCCCGGCGGCGCGCTGCAGGCCGCGCTGGAAGGTGAGCCCCGAGTAGGGCTGCAGGACGACGATGACGGTGATGATGACCCAGTAGCCATGGTTCAGCCCGAGCCCCCGGATGAGCGCGGTGGCGAGCGCGGCGGCGATGCCCAGCCGCAGCGCGTGGCGGAAGATGACCGAGCCGGTGCCCAGGTTGTCCCGCAGCGGCCCCAGCCAGGAGCGCTTGGGGGCCGCGCCCACGCCAGGCCCCGGTACCACGGGCAGGTCCGCCGGCATGGGCCCGCCCTCCTCCAGCCGCGCGGCGACGTCGAGCAGCGCCCGCGAGTACTCGCGCAGCCGCCGCAGCAGGCCCCCGGCATGGGCATAGGCGGCCCGGGCCTGCATGGGGACTTCTCCCTCCGCGTCCAGCGCCGAGAGGGCCCGGTGGACGCGCTCCACGTCCCATGACGACGACTCGCGCGCGTCCCACTCCTTCTCCAGCGCGCGGGCGATGCGCCTTCCGTCCGACGCCAGGTCCCCCAGGGCGCGCTGCACCTCGGCGCGGAGAGCGTGGTAGCGCGGCTCGCGAGGCGCCAGCTCCAGCGTCTCCGTGAGCGCCGTCAGCGCGGGGAGCAGCGCGTCCGCGCCTTCGAGCAGCACGAGCATGTGCTCGCCCCGGCCACTCTCCCCCGCCCTGCCCCGGCGCGTGGAGGCCAGCGCGGCGCGCGCCGCCTCGAGCTGCTGGCGCACGCGCCCCTGCGAGCCGGGGCCATTCTCATGAGGTACCTGCGCGTCCGGCCCGGACAGCGGCCACCGGCTGACGGCGTCCGCGCGGGCCGCCACCTCTCGGTAGCAGCGGGCGATGGCAAGGCGCACGGGCCGGTAGGGCCGCAGCGGCCACAGGAGCAGCGCGAGCAACATGGCCCACGCGCCGCCGACGAGGAAGAGGCCTCCGCGCACCAGGGCCTCCGACAGGTCCTTCGCGGGCAGCGCGAGCGACACCACGCCGTAGTTGGCGAGCACCACGCCCATCAATCCGGGCGTGTCCCCGTAGCTGCGCAGGAAGCCACAGGCCGCCACCCAGCAGAGCGTGACGACGACGGCGGCCCACGAAGGCAGGTGGAGGAAGGCGGAGCCGAGACTCACCCACGCGCCGAGCACCGTGAGGGTGCCCATTGTGAGCGCGCGCTCGCGGTAGGGGCCGCCCCGGTCCACCAGGGCGACGAAGAGGCCTGCCATGCCCATCCACGTCGCGGCGGGCAGGTGCAGCACGG of Pyxidicoccus xibeiensis contains these proteins:
- the fmt gene encoding methionyl-tRNA formyltransferase, whose amino-acid sequence is MSRPRIIFMGTPEFAVSSLAACFELGDVVAVVTQPDKPKGRGNALAAPPVKELALSRGVPVLQPVKLKTPPFSEELRKYAPDVCVVTAYGRILPKDILELPVKGCVNVHASLLPRFRGAAPIQWSIAHGDAETGVSLMVMDEGLDTGPVLAMKRLPITPDETSASLHVKLAALGGEVLRESLPKYLSGELKPVPQPGEGVVLAPIIEKDEGRLDFTKPAVVLERRMRAFTPWPGAFTTMGGKLLKVHRARVGGSTGTPGTVLAANADGVEVACGEGSLVLLELQPEGKRVMSAGDFLSGHKLAAGSQPFSVGQAG
- a CDS encoding HEAT repeat domain-containing protein, encoding MFRSLAALCVALTFLFLTGCSDDPGSPAYWESNIQRSRRPEDRIRMVEALRASGKLNESFLPMLHEKLAAERKPEVRAALARALGDVKHVSSVEPLKAALDPAASDMSAQLANKAMVTTLGAIGDPRAVPALVPLLRTKDNYTRIEAVQVLGAMKAKEAVDALITLATDETVEPFLNKKAIEALGNIGDPRAAPALVRMLTKERKGKSFYVESSFALFQLGQPAADALLPALEGKDPELLKWAQSNGVNPASYSMKAATVLGDLREKRAVAGLLKQLSFTHSDPQIQALVRMQAADALARMRAQEAVKPLAGLVTETDPTVRDAYVRALTRLGSRDALPALEKAAGTGDFDSREIAVRGLAMLGDARELPVLQKLIAGEPARTAADCKKTGEEGCDDAAALGKKRADALAKHTKLLEAAQACTGNAACWAQRLEKADPLTLERAALELGRSRSAEHVGALAAKLNVRDTESRLAVILATGWLLEDSQDAAKKIREASLPALRKQLQEEQGMTQFAAVNEDLRRLVTRIDRT
- a CDS encoding signal protein, coding for MSDDIQKVTRPGYGRRTYILDREFQLKYILLLGGIGAGSILVFGLLAHRVHVSSVASGMDGAETLLWLTGLGTLGMAVALGLFGLLFTHRVAGPVHVMGLYVAALAAGRYPRLRPLRKGDELKRFFERFSEAFDRIRQREAEEAHALESALAALKGVATTPEAREALDTLSALHHRKRQAVDNPTGGNFKSVA
- a CDS encoding FUSC family protein, with the protein product MSSLRRHLVSFLHVEPGRPALGAGLRAALAVGVPMVAAAVLHLPAATWMGMAGLFVALVDRGGPYRERALTMGTLTVLGAWVSLGSAFLHLPSWAAVVVTLCWVAACGFLRSYGDTPGLMGVVLANYGVVSLALPAKDLSEALVRGGLFLVGGAWAMLLALLLWPLRPYRPVRLAIARCYREVAARADAVSRWPLSGPDAQVPHENGPGSQGRVRQQLEAARAALASTRRGRAGESGRGEHMLVLLEGADALLPALTALTETLELAPREPRYHALRAEVQRALGDLASDGRRIARALEKEWDARESSSWDVERVHRALSALDAEGEVPMQARAAYAHAGGLLRRLREYSRALLDVAARLEEGGPMPADLPVVPGPGVGAAPKRSWLGPLRDNLGTGSVIFRHALRLGIAAALATALIRGLGLNHGYWVIITVIVVLQPYSGLTFQRGLQRAAGTLLGAALAAGLVALVKDPGIILLAIVVLFAIAISVQPLSLSAFQVLLTPALVLLAELQSGDWDLAGVRILNTLLGGVLALASARLLWPSPEHLRFPEQVASALRADRDYLRQVATARSDAEPAVREARRRLGLELLSAEASFQRLLAEWRGPARQLEPVMALLTYARRFGTAVTALAASRRMEDVPDLSPVTRYAGRVLDELATAVEQRRVPAPLPPGAPLAEGASPGADVLSRTQVERLVRQLSVLHHAAERLPPGLLA